In Polypterus senegalus isolate Bchr_013 chromosome 12, ASM1683550v1, whole genome shotgun sequence, the following are encoded in one genomic region:
- the cldn5a gene encoding claudin 5a: MVSASLEILGMVLSILGWLLEMLACGLPMWKVNAYLSANIVVSQSLQQGLWMSCVVQSTGQMQCKTYDSVLGLQRDLQVARAMTVLSSVLGALGLLVTVAGAQCTKCVPDESNKARIVNAGGAIFIISGLLVLVPVCWMANSIIAEFNDPLVSDHQKEEMGASIYIGWAASALLVAGGCVLCCSCPNRQARFSAKYAAPKRTVQNGDYDKKNYV; the protein is encoded by the coding sequence ATGGTATCTGCGTCTTTGGAAATCCTCGGGATGGTGCTGTCTATCCTCGGCTGGCTCCTGGAGATGCTAGCCTGCGGTCTACCCATGTGGAAGGTGAACGCGTACCTGAGCGCCAACATCGTGGTCAGTCAGAGCTTGCAGCAGGGTCTCTGGATGTCGTGCGTGGTTCAAAGCACAGGGCAGATGCAATGCAAGACGTATGACTCTGTGTTGGGACTACAGCGGGACCTCCAGGTGGCGCGGGCGATGACGGTGCTGTCCTCTGTGCTAGGTGCTTTGGGGTTACTAGTTACTGTTGCCGGAGCGCAGTGCACCAAATGCGTTCCAGACGAAAGCAACAAAGCGAGGATCGTGAACGCAGGAGGTGCTATCTTCATCATCTCAGGTCTCTTGGTGTTGGTACCCGTCTGCTGGATGGCTAATTCTATCATCGCTGAGTTCAATGACCCTTTGGTCTCTGACCATCAGAAAGAGGAGATGGGGGCGTCCATCTATATTGGCTGGGCGGCCAGCGCTTTGCTAGTCGCTGGCGGTTGCGTCCTTTGCTGTTCATGCCCAAACAGACAAGCTCGCTTTTCGGCCAAGTATGCGGCCCCGAAGAGAACTGTACAGAACGGCGACTACGACAAAAAAAACTACGTGTGA